The DNA segment CCGTAGGAAGCTGTTAGTCAGGAAACGGCTGCTTTGCCGACGGCTGGCCCCTGTTAATCACCAGCACATATTGTACGCTGTTTTTCGATTCAAATGTTTGCACCGCGCGCCGAGAGCCGACCACCGTGAGCAAAAAGAGCAAGTCCAAACCCGTGCCTACTGAAGCGGCCAAACCGCCTACCGCTGGCAAGAGCGGTCTCCAGCCGACGATCAAGCTCATCAGCACGAATCGACAAGTCCGTCGCAGCTACGAAATTCTCGAATCCGTCGAATGCGGCATGATCTTGCGCGGCAGTGAAGTAAAAAGCCTGCGCGACGGCAAATGCCAGTTGGATGAAGCGTACGGACGCGTCAAGGGCGACACGCTGTGGTTGGTTGGCTGTAATATTGCCGAGTACCCGCAGGCATCGGTTTGGAACCACGAGCCCAAACGGCATCGGCAACTGTTGGTTCACAAGCGCGAGATGGTGCGATTCCTTAAGAAGGCTAAAGAGAAAGGACTGACGTTGGTACCGCTACGAGTTTATTTCAACCAGCGCGGGATCGCGAAATGCGAGTTAGCGTTGTGCAAAGGGTTGAAGTTGCATGACAAGCGCCAGAAAATGAAAGCTACTGACGCTCGACGCGATATAGAGCGCTCTCTGCGCCGCCCCAAACGCTAGAGTCCCGGCAAATTCAACACCCGACCGCCAGCGAACCATCTGCTATGCTCTACATTTCCCAGTTGAAAAAATCGTTTTTGCTACCCGACGGTGGTCGCCTGCCAGTGCTGGACATTCCACAGTATCGCTTGGCTGCTGGCGAACAAGCGGTGTTGATTGGCCAAAGCGGTGGCGGCAAGACCACGTTGTTGCATTCCATCGCAGGATTGCTGGCGGTGGATTCGGGAACGATTGAACTGGACGGAATCGAGATCACGCGGCTGAGCGAACAGGGGCGTGATCGCGTCCGGGCTGCCAAGTTGGGTTATGTGTTTCAGACTTTTAATCTACTGCCAGGTTTTACGGCGCTGGAGAATGTACGATTGGGAATGACTTTCGCCAGCGGCAAGCACGACCTCGCACGGGCCAAAGAACTGTTGGACCGCGTGGGACTGGCAGATCGCTTGGGCCATAAGCCTGCTGCCCTGTCGGTCGGCCAGCAGCAACGTGTGGCTGTGGCTCGCGCACTGGCCAATCAACCTCGACTGCTGCTAGCCGACGAGCCCACCGCCAATATCGATCCGGCCAATCAACAGAAGATCATCGACTTGATACGCGAGTGTTGCCAGGCGGAGCAGATCGCGCTGCTGGTGGTGACGCATTCCATGCAGATCGCGCAACAATTTGATCGAGTCGATCGGCTGGAAGCGATCAACATGGCCTCCGGCGCATCCCAGTCGGCATAAAGGAAGTCAACACGTGAATCTATTTACCATTGCGTTACGCAACATCCAACAGCGTGGCTTGGCATCCGCGCTGACCACGCTCAGCATGGCTTTGGGTGTTGCCATGGTCGTATTGGTGTTGAGCATCAGTTGGCTGGTAACCGAATCGTTCGATCGCAATAGCAACGTGGGTTACAACCTGATCGTCGGCTCAAAAGGCGGCTCACTGCAACTGGCTCTCAACTCGGTATTCTATTTGAGCAAGCCGATTGAAGTCATTCCATACGAGGAGTACTTGGAATTAATTCCCGGTAAGGAGGGCCGCCAGCGAGAGATTCAGCGGATTGGTGGCCGAGTGGCGGAACCGGAACGCAGCGGTCTATTCCAGGCTTATACATCGGGCAAAGGATTTGCGATTCCGATTTGTCTAGGTGATTATTTTGGGCCGTTTCGGGTGGTCGGTACCACCGCCGACTTCTTCGACAAATTAAGACACGGTGCCGATGGGCAACTGGAGTACAAGTTCTCGCAAGGCCGCAATTTGCTGAACTACTCGCCAGACAATGGATACTACGAAGCTGTACTGGGCGCGCAGGTCGCTCGTGTGATGGGACGACAGGTCGGTGACTATCTGCAAACCACACACGGCGATCCCGATGGCGAGGGACACGGCGAGAAGTTTAAGATCGTGGGCATTTTAGAGTCCACCGGCACTCCCAATGATCGTGCGGCCTTTATCAACATCGAAGGGTTCTACTGGATGGACAATCACGCTCGCGAGGCTGCGGACCCAGCCAACCCCGACCAGTTTAAGGTAGATGTCCAGCAGACGATCGATACCGACCAACCGCCGCGACTGCCTCTTCACCGCCGCGACCTGACGGCCATCTTGGTCAAGACCGGGGAACCAATGTTTGCCGTGAATCTGTTGTGGACCATCAATAAACGACTCAACACCCAAGCTGTCTCGCCGCTGTCAGAAATCGCCAATCTATTGCAAGTCTTCGTGACGCCGATCAGCAACGTGCTGCTGATACTGACGGTACTGGTGTGCCTGGTCAGCGCCATTAGTATTTTGGTCAGCATCTACAATTCCATGAATGAGCGCCGACGCGACATCGCTGTAATGCGGGCTCTTGGTGCTAGGCGCGATGTCATCATGCTGATCATTCTGCTGGAGTCATTACTGATTGCCGTCGGCGGTGGCATGTTGGGCTGGCTGATAGGACATGGCGTTGGCGTAGCCGCCAGCGGATTTATTGAGCAGCAAACCGGCCTGCAAGTCGGTATGTTCAACACAGTCTCCTGGCAGGAAGCGGTACTGATCCCCGGCTTAATGGTGTTGGCTATCTTGGCAGGCATCATCCCCGCATGGGCGGCTTATCGTACCGATGTTTCTCGAAACTTGGCCAGCTGATGTTGTGAGCAGCCATGTATGGAACCTCCAACCGCTAGTGCGCCCGACACACCCGAGACAACCGTTGGTTCCACCATCAAACTGCTGGTACATCGCTATCCGTTGGTGGGGTTCGTAGCGGCCTGGATTCTGGGGATCGGATTGGCCGCACTAGCACCCGGCGCGCTCGATCAGTTCTCATGGTGGCCGGCGGCGATCCTATCTATCCTGCTGGCATTCGGATGGATGTACCGACAATCCGTCTGGATTGTGCGACTGACGTCGTTGGTCACCGCGCTCTTGGCAGCAATGTGGATGTCTCTATTGCGCGCACCTGCTGACTATGACAGCCTTTCTGAGGTGGCTATGCGGCAATCGCAGCCCATTGCCCTGCGGGGCGTCATTATCAGCGTACCCGTGTGGAGCCCCAATCAGAAGCATCGCCCAGTCGATGACCATTCGCTGCGATGGGTTACTCAGTGGAATGTGCGCTGGCATGAAATTGGCCAGGGAGATACCTGGACTGCCATCCAGTCCACCAGTCGGCTCAAAGCCAACAGTTTCGTAGATACTCTGTTGCCGGGAGACGAGATCGAAGTCCACGGATTACTGACCGCCATCTGGCCAGCGACCAATCCCGGCATGCACGATGCTGCTAAGCGCGCCAGTCGTCATGGCAGGTTTGTACAGGTGACGACTGACAGCCCACATCAGATTGTTCAGCGTGACACGAGGCACTGGAATTACTGGCCTGTGAGGCTTCGCGGCTTGGCCGTAGTGGCGGTGAATCGCTCCCTTCATCGGTACGTCAGCAACCTTCAGGCTCCACTGGCAGCAGCCTTGGTCTTCGGACAGCGTGAGCAGGTGGACTGGCAAGACCGACAACAATTGATGACTACCGGGACGATTCACATGCTGGCCATCAGTGGCCTGCATGTTGATTTGGTCGCTGGTACGATTCTCGTATTGTGTTTATTGGTGCGCGCTGGTCCCCGAACAACGCTTCTGCTGGTTGTAGGTGCATGTATGATGTATGCCGTGCTGGCAGGAGGCAAGCCGCCAGTGCTGCGAGCCGTGATATTGATCACTACCATTGCCATTGCCCGATATTGGGGACACCAAGGGCGACTGACTAATCTGTTAGGGTTGGCGGCGCTCGTCTTACTGGTGTTCAATCCTCAGCATTTAACCAGTATCGGGGTCGTCTTGTCGTTCATGGCGGTTGCTACGCTGGGAACCTTCTCATCGCTGTCGCCAAACATACATCCACGGCGATCTGCCCTGCAACATTTGTTGGAAGAGAACTTGAGCCCTGCACGACGCCGAAGTTTAGCCCTGGGACGTTCCCTTTTCTCGGCAATCCGAATGAGCTTTTGGGTATGGCTGATGGCTGTCCCCCTGATCTGGCATCACTTTCACCTAGTGTCGCCAATTGCAATACTTCTGAACATAGTGTTGATGCCACCGCTGACAATTAGCTTGATCGGAGGATTAGTCACCGGATTGTTAGGATGGCTAGCACCGATCGGTTGGTTGGCAGGACAAGTCACCGGTGCAAGCTTGAGTTTAATTTTGTGGCTGGTCGAATGCGGTGATGCGCTGCCGGCGGGACACGTGTGGTTGCCTGCTCCACCACTGTGGTGGAGCATTACTTTCTACGCTGTGGTTGTATTTTGGCTGCTGCTAAGACACTCCAAGCCAACGGTAACGCTCGCTATGCCTCTGGTGGCATGGTTGGTTGTGGGAGTGGCTTGGTTTGTTCCAGGACCGCGCGGTCTGGCTGGCTGGCACAGCAGTTGGGCAGCCAACAGCCAGACCACCCAACTGCGGTGTACGTTCCTGGATGTGGGGCATGGCACGTGCGTGGTAATTGAACTGCCGGACGGAAGAGTATGGTTGTACGACGCAGGTCATCTGGGGGATTCATTGCGCAGCCACGAGTGGATTGCTCCAACACTGTGGCATCTGGGCATTTGCCGAGTCGATACGCTGATCTTGTCGCATGCAGATGCCGATCACTACAACGCAGTTCCGGGGTTGCTGACGCGGTTTGGGGTGGGCCGGGTTGCGAGTACTCGGCGCTTTTGGAATAGTTCTAAACCGGATGTCAGAGCCTTACAGCAGGGCCTTCGATCGCGCGCTATCCAATGCCATACGTGGGACACACAAACGTCAATCGCACCGATGAACAACTTGTCGGTACTGATTCTGCATCCGCCTGGTAACTTTCGCGCCGAAACCGACAACGCGGATAGCTTGTGCTTGCAATTGGAGTTTGCTGGAGTCCGACTGCTGCTGACCGGCGATGTGGAGGGGTCTGGAATGGCTACATTGTGTGGATGGCCGCCCCGTCATTGTGAAGTTATGATGGCACCGCATCACGGCAGCTTGACCAATGACGTCTCAGAGCTGATAAACTGGTGCCAACCCAAAGTCATCGTAGTCAGCGGCAGCCAGCGCACCGTTCGTTTGCCGGTGCTAGACAGATTCGCCGCAGCCGAGCAGTTGGGAATTACGTTTCGCGATGGAGCTATCCAAGTACGCGTTGATACAAACGGCAATCTGCAAACATTGCATTGGGATCGCTGGCAATGGACCGAGTTAGCGTCTCAGTCTGGGGAGTTTCCAGCAGAAGGTCCTCTTGAGCCGTGAGGCATCCTGTGGTTTCTTGATATACGGTGACGATAAATGAGTTCTGGCCTGTTGACTTTGCTGGATGATGTGGCGGCAATCGCCAAGCTTGCTGCTTCGTCGTTGGATGATGTGGCTGCCGGTGCTCTGAAAGCTAGCAGTAAGGCCGCTGGTGTTGTCATCGACGACACCGCTGTAACGCCCAAATATGTCGTCGGACTGTCCCCCTCCCGCGAATTGCCGATCGTTTGGAATATCGCCAAAGGCTCGCTCAAGAACAAACTGCTAATACTGTTGCCAATCATCTTGCTCCTGGGACATCTTGTTCCATGGTCGATCCAACCACTGCTGGCAATCGGCGGACTGTATTTGTGTTTTGAAGGCTACGAGAAGCTGCATCATACCGTGCGGCACCTCTTTCTTCCCAGTCTACAACACCCAGTAGAGCCGATGGCTACGATTAGTCCCCACGAGCTGGAGACCATGCGCACGGCCGGAGCTATTCGCACTGATTTCATTCTGTCCGCCGAAATCATGGCAATTGCTTACGCCACTGTGCGCGATGATTCATTTCCTATCAAATTGGCAGCACTAATAACGGTGGCCCTATGCATTACAGCCGGTGTCTACGGTGTGGTAGCGATGATACTCAAGGCCGATGATTTTGGTCTACAGCTAGTGAAGGCCGAACGTTCCTCTATGGCTCAATCGATTGGTCGGATGCTGGTTCATGGCATGCCCACAGTCCTTAGCATCTTGAGTTTTGTAGGTACGGCTGCCATGTTATGGGTTGGCGGCGGTATTCTGATTCATAGCTTCGCACCACTCCATCACCAGATCGAAGACTTTAGCCATGGTTTCGACAACGGTGCTGCGGCCTGGGCAATGGAGGCCGCAATTAGCTTGCTGCTCGCGATCCCTGTCGGTCTGGTTGCTGTAATCTGCGTCAAACTGGCTCGCCTGCTAGCGGGAAGATCGCAGTTCTGTATCGCGCTCTGCTTGGCAAGCATCATGACGTCGGCGCGCACGCCATTGGCCGCGCAAGATTGGCTGTTCGGCAACGATCGCCAAACGCTGGGAATTCTGCCACGCGGAGGTGGCTGGGATTGGACCGACCAACTTATTTCGAACGGGTGGCGTATTCAGCAACAGGCTGGCTCGGAACACTATCGTTTGCTGAATCCTCACGATCGCCGATTAGCAGTCGGCTCCTTTGAGTATTGCCTGCAAGAGCTCAATCGGCATCGAACCGCAGCAGACGTAGCTGCCAACAAGCCACATGTAGTCGTGCTGTTGCATGGACTGGCCGGTTCGCGAAGCTATATGAGCAATATGGAAGCCTATTTGCGCGATACGGGTGGCTTTCAAGTCATTAGCTTCGGTTACGCCTCCACCAAATGTAACGTGCAGGAATTGACCGTTGCGCTGGAGAACGTTTTGCGCAGCTTCGATGGCGTCGAGCGAGTGAGCTTTGTCGCGCACAGCCTGGGAAACATTCTGGTGCGACATCTGTTATTCCGCTATCAGAATTTGGCCAATCCGCCACCCATCGAATTTGAACGGATGGTCATGATCAGCCCACCCAATCGTGGCGCACTGTTGGCCGACTCTGCCGGACAACGTCATCTAGCCCAGACCGTGTTGGGGCCGGTCGTCGATCAATTGGCTCCCAGCCATGGCTGGCGCGACTTAGAGCCGCAATTGGCCACGCCCTGGTTTGAGTTCGGAATCTTGGCGGGCGGCAAAGGGAACTCGCAGGGCTACCTAGCCGCAATCTCTGGTGACGATGATGGTTTGTTGCCGATTGACACCCACGATCTAGAGGGCGCCAGCGATTTCCTACAGGTCGGCGGGCTGCATCCGCTGATGCCACACTACAAAGCCACTCAAGCTGCCACCGTCCATTTTCTACGCCACGGTCACTTTCCGCGCTAGAGTGCTAGGCCTGGAAATACAGTGGTGGCAGGCAGTTCTAAAATGCGGCGCATGTCGGCAGCTTGTACCCGACTGGCTGCACCGCGCCGACCACATTGAGCCGGACACAGACAGACTCCCTCGCCAAACGCCATCTCACAG comes from the Pirellulaceae bacterium genome and includes:
- a CDS encoding ABC transporter permease, whose amino-acid sequence is MNLFTIALRNIQQRGLASALTTLSMALGVAMVVLVLSISWLVTESFDRNSNVGYNLIVGSKGGSLQLALNSVFYLSKPIEVIPYEEYLELIPGKEGRQREIQRIGGRVAEPERSGLFQAYTSGKGFAIPICLGDYFGPFRVVGTTADFFDKLRHGADGQLEYKFSQGRNLLNYSPDNGYYEAVLGAQVARVMGRQVGDYLQTTHGDPDGEGHGEKFKIVGILESTGTPNDRAAFINIEGFYWMDNHAREAADPANPDQFKVDVQQTIDTDQPPRLPLHRRDLTAILVKTGEPMFAVNLLWTINKRLNTQAVSPLSEIANLLQVFVTPISNVLLILTVLVCLVSAISILVSIYNSMNERRRDIAVMRALGARRDVIMLIILLESLLIAVGGGMLGWLIGHGVGVAASGFIEQQTGLQVGMFNTVSWQEAVLIPGLMVLAILAGIIPAWAAYRTDVSRNLAS
- a CDS encoding ComEC/Rec2 family competence protein; the encoded protein is MEPPTASAPDTPETTVGSTIKLLVHRYPLVGFVAAWILGIGLAALAPGALDQFSWWPAAILSILLAFGWMYRQSVWIVRLTSLVTALLAAMWMSLLRAPADYDSLSEVAMRQSQPIALRGVIISVPVWSPNQKHRPVDDHSLRWVTQWNVRWHEIGQGDTWTAIQSTSRLKANSFVDTLLPGDEIEVHGLLTAIWPATNPGMHDAAKRASRHGRFVQVTTDSPHQIVQRDTRHWNYWPVRLRGLAVVAVNRSLHRYVSNLQAPLAAALVFGQREQVDWQDRQQLMTTGTIHMLAISGLHVDLVAGTILVLCLLVRAGPRTTLLLVVGACMMYAVLAGGKPPVLRAVILITTIAIARYWGHQGRLTNLLGLAALVLLVFNPQHLTSIGVVLSFMAVATLGTFSSLSPNIHPRRSALQHLLEENLSPARRRSLALGRSLFSAIRMSFWVWLMAVPLIWHHFHLVSPIAILLNIVLMPPLTISLIGGLVTGLLGWLAPIGWLAGQVTGASLSLILWLVECGDALPAGHVWLPAPPLWWSITFYAVVVFWLLLRHSKPTVTLAMPLVAWLVVGVAWFVPGPRGLAGWHSSWAANSQTTQLRCTFLDVGHGTCVVIELPDGRVWLYDAGHLGDSLRSHEWIAPTLWHLGICRVDTLILSHADADHYNAVPGLLTRFGVGRVASTRRFWNSSKPDVRALQQGLRSRAIQCHTWDTQTSIAPMNNLSVLILHPPGNFRAETDNADSLCLQLEFAGVRLLLTGDVEGSGMATLCGWPPRHCEVMMAPHHGSLTNDVSELINWCQPKVIVVSGSQRTVRLPVLDRFAAAEQLGITFRDGAIQVRVDTNGNLQTLHWDRWQWTELASQSGEFPAEGPLEP
- the smpB gene encoding SsrA-binding protein SmpB; this encodes MPTEAAKPPTAGKSGLQPTIKLISTNRQVRRSYEILESVECGMILRGSEVKSLRDGKCQLDEAYGRVKGDTLWLVGCNIAEYPQASVWNHEPKRHRQLLVHKREMVRFLKKAKEKGLTLVPLRVYFNQRGIAKCELALCKGLKLHDKRQKMKATDARRDIERSLRRPKR
- a CDS encoding DUF808 family protein, with amino-acid sequence MSSGLLTLLDDVAAIAKLAASSLDDVAAGALKASSKAAGVVIDDTAVTPKYVVGLSPSRELPIVWNIAKGSLKNKLLILLPIILLLGHLVPWSIQPLLAIGGLYLCFEGYEKLHHTVRHLFLPSLQHPVEPMATISPHELETMRTAGAIRTDFILSAEIMAIAYATVRDDSFPIKLAALITVALCITAGVYGVVAMILKADDFGLQLVKAERSSMAQSIGRMLVHGMPTVLSILSFVGTAAMLWVGGGILIHSFAPLHHQIEDFSHGFDNGAAAWAMEAAISLLLAIPVGLVAVICVKLARLLAGRSQFCIALCLASIMTSARTPLAAQDWLFGNDRQTLGILPRGGGWDWTDQLISNGWRIQQQAGSEHYRLLNPHDRRLAVGSFEYCLQELNRHRTAADVAANKPHVVVLLHGLAGSRSYMSNMEAYLRDTGGFQVISFGYASTKCNVQELTVALENVLRSFDGVERVSFVAHSLGNILVRHLLFRYQNLANPPPIEFERMVMISPPNRGALLADSAGQRHLAQTVLGPVVDQLAPSHGWRDLEPQLATPWFEFGILAGGKGNSQGYLAAISGDDDGLLPIDTHDLEGASDFLQVGGLHPLMPHYKATQAATVHFLRHGHFPR
- a CDS encoding ABC transporter ATP-binding protein; this encodes MLYISQLKKSFLLPDGGRLPVLDIPQYRLAAGEQAVLIGQSGGGKTTLLHSIAGLLAVDSGTIELDGIEITRLSEQGRDRVRAAKLGYVFQTFNLLPGFTALENVRLGMTFASGKHDLARAKELLDRVGLADRLGHKPAALSVGQQQRVAVARALANQPRLLLADEPTANIDPANQQKIIDLIRECCQAEQIALLVVTHSMQIAQQFDRVDRLEAINMASGASQSA